The following are from one region of the Cyclopterus lumpus isolate fCycLum1 chromosome 21, fCycLum1.pri, whole genome shotgun sequence genome:
- the sucla2 gene encoding succinate--CoA ligase [ADP-forming] subunit beta, mitochondrial has translation MAASLICGRLTASLRNSGARNTISSASKYVKQQQRNLSLHEYMSIGLLKEAGIAVPDGMVANSSEEAYSVAKQIASKDLVVKAQVLAGGRGKGTFEGGLKGGVKIVYSPEEARDISSQMIGRKLYTKQTGEAGRICNQVFICERRYPRREYYFAITMERSFQGPVLIGSSQGGVNIEDVAAENPDAIVKEPIDIVEGIKMEQAVKVAQKMGFPSALVNEAAENMIKLYNVFIKYDASMLEINPMVEDASGIVMCMDAKINFDSNAEYRQKMVFGMQDWTQEDPRDRQAAKADLNYIGLDGTIGCLVNGAGLAMATMDIIKLHGGTPANFLDVGGGATAHQVTEAFKLITSDRKVQAILVNIFGGIMRCDVIAQGIIIAVSELELKIPIVVRLQGTRVDDAKALIAASPLKILACDDLDEAAKMVVKLSEIVSLAKEAQVDITFQLPI, from the exons tacgtgaagcagcagcagaggaaccTCTCCCTACACGAGTACATGAGCATCGGGTTGCTGAAGGAGGCCGGCATTGCTGTGCCAGACGGCATGGTGGCCAACTCCTCGGAGGAGGCCTACTCTGTGGCCAAGCAGATCG cttcaAAGGACCTGGTGGTGAAAGCTCAGGTGCTGGCTGGTGGCAGAGGAAAGGGGACATTTGAGGgcggactgaagggaggagtgAAGATCGTCTACTC GCCAGAGGAGGCCCGAGACATTTCATCCCAGATGATTGGTCGAAAGCTTTACACCAAGCAGACCGGGGAGGCAGGTCGTATCTGCAACCAGGTGTTCATCTGCGAGCGCAGGTATCCACGCAGAGAGTACTACTTTGCCATCACCATGGAGAGGTCCTTCCAG GGCCCCGTGTTAATTGGCAGCTCGCAGGGGGGTGTGAACATCGAAGATGTTGCGGCCGAAAATCCAGACGCCATTGTGAAGGAGCCAATTGACATTGTGGAGGGCATTAAGATGGAGCAGGCTGTCAAG GTAGCTCAGAAGATGGGCTTCCCGTCGGCGCTGGTGAACGAGGCGGCGGAGAACATGATCAAACTGTACAATGTGTTCATCAAGTACGACGCTTCCATGCTCGAGATCAACCCCATGGTGGAGGACGCCTCTGGAATCG TGATGTGCATGGACGCCAAGATCAACTTCGACTCCAACGCAGAGTACCGGCAGAAAATGGTGTTCGGCATGCAGGATTGGACCCAGGAGGATCCCCGGGACCGGCAGGCCGCCAAGGCCGACCTCAACTACATCGGCCTGGACGGAACCATCGGCTGTCTGG TTAACGGAGCGGGTCTGGCCATGGCCACCATGGACATCATCAAGCTGCACGGCGGCACACCGGCCAACTTCCTGGatgtaggaggaggagccacAGCTCATCAGGTGACCGAGGCCTTCAAACTCATCACCTCTGACAGGAAG GTTCAGGCCATCCTGGTCAACATCTTCGGAGGCATCATGAGGTGTGACGTCATTGCCCAGGGCATCATCATAGCTGTAAGCGAACTGGAACTCAAGATCCCCATCGTAGTGCGGTTACAAG GGACGAGAGTGGACGATGCCAAAGCTCTGATCGCTGCTAGTCCGCTGAAAATCCTGGCCTGTGATGACCTGGACGAGGCTGCCAaaatg GTTGTAAAGCTTTCTGAAATCGTCTCACTGGCCAAGGAAGCTCAAGTGGACATCACCTTCCAGCTGCCCATCTAA